GAACAAGGCCGAGGGACGGTTCCGTCCCCAGGAGGTGAGCCTGACGGAGGTGGCCTCCGGGCAGCTCTTTGGCCGCACCAAGTCGGAGGTGTTGCAGGCCATCGAGGAGAAGCTCGGGCTGTCGTTTGATCAGTTCCGCCGCTCCGCGCTGCTGGCGCAGGGCGAGTTCGCCGCCTTCCTGCGCGCGGATGCCAACGAGCGCGCGGAGCTGCTGGAGCGGATGACGGGCACGGAGATCTACAGCCGGTTGTCCATCGCCGCGCACGAGCGCCACAAGGCGGAGCAGACCGGGCTGGATCGGATGTCCCAGGGGCTCGAGGCCATCGCCCGGATGCCGGAGGAGGAGCGCGCGGCGGCCGAGAGCGCGCTCGCGGTGGAGGAGGCGGCACGCGCCCAGCAAGAGGCAGTGCTGAAGGAGGCCTCGGCCGCGATGGAGTGGTACCGGGAGCGGGCCCGGCTGCGGGCCTCCGAACAGGAGGCCTCGGAGGCCTGTGCAAGGGGGGAGCAGGAGGCGGTGGCGGCGGCGCCCCGGGAGGCCTTGCTCGCGCGGGTTCGCGCGGCGGAAGCCTTCCGGATGCCCGTGGCCTCGGTGCAGGCCGCCGAGCGTGCGGGGGCGGAGGCCTCCGCGCTCAAGGCGTCGCGGGCGGCAGAGGCCGCGAAGTTCCTCGCGGACGTGGATGCGCGGAAAGAGGCGCTGCGGCAGGCGGAGGCCGTCCGCGCGGCGGCGCAGGGGGACGAGGCTGCTCAGGCGCCGGCGTTGACCGAGGCGGCGCGGCTGGATGCGCAGCTGGTCATGGAGCGCCGGGAGGCCCAGGAGGCAGCTCAGCGCGCGGAGTCTTCCCGAGCGGATGAAGCGCGCCAGCGGCAGGTGCTGGCAGACCTCTCCCAGCAGGAGGAGGCGGCGCGCCGCGCGGCGGAAGAGGCCCGGACGTGGCTGGCCAGCCAGACGCGCCTGGAGGCCATCGCCAAGGAGTGGCCCCGCTGGGAGGCGGAGCTGGTCCGGTACGAGCGCGCCGCGGGGACCGAGAAGGAGTCCCGCCTGGTGGCCACGCGCAAGGGCACCGAGGTGAAGGGGCTGCGCGAGACCACGGACCAGCGGCGCCAGGAGTGGCAGTCCCATCAGGCGTCCCTGGAGAAGGCGCAGGCCACGGCCGCCCAGGCCGAGGCCGCGGTGGGCGAGGATGCCGGAGCGGCCCGGCGCGCCTGGAGGACATCCCTGGACGCGCGGCGGGAGACGCTGCGGAGCCTGAGCGTCGCCCAGGCGGGCGCGGCCATCGATGCCGTGGCGGAGCGGGAGGCCCTCACGGAGGGCGAGGCGGCACGGCGGGAGGCGGAAGCGGCGAAGACCGAGGCCCGCGAGGCGGCGGCCCGGCGGGTGGTGCTGGACGCCTCGTGGAACGAAGCGCGGCGGGCCCTGGCCCAGGCGCAGTCCGCCCAGAGCTTTTCCTCTCACCGGGCCTCGTTGAAGGACGGCGAGCCCTGCCCGCTGTGTGGGGCGAAGGACCATCCCTACGGCCGGGCGGAAGCGGCGCTGGATGGGCTCGTCGTGGAGGCCACCGCGCGGGCCGGTGCGCTGGAGGCGGAGCGGGCCCAAGCGGAGCGCGAGGAGGCGTCGGCGCTCGTGCGGGAGCAGGGCGCCCGGGCCCGGGAGGCTCAGGCGGAGAACCGGCGGAGCGCCACGGGGCTCCGGCTCGCGGGACACCGCGAGGCGTGGGCCGCGGCGCGGGCGCGGATGGAGGCTCCTTTTCCCCCCGAGGCTCCGGAGGACACGGCCTCCGCGGGGTGGTTGGAAGAGGCCTTGAAGGAGGTCCTCGCGCGGCTGGAAGCGGTGCGGGCCGATGAGGAGGCCGCCGAGCAGCGGGCCCGCGCGGCGAAGGAGGCACGGGTCGCGCTGGAGTCCTGGCGCTCGAAGGTGGAGACGGCAGGGGAGGCGCTGCGGCGCGCGGAAGCGGAGTTCACCCGGGCCGAGCAGGCCCTTCAGCAAGCGGAGCGCGAGGCGGGGCAGGCCGCGGAGATCCGCCGGCAGGCCGTCGCGGACCTGGCGCCCGCGTTCAAGGAGGGCTGGGGCGAGTGGGAGAACCGGCTCGCGGCGGACCCCTCGGGCTTCCGCAAGCGTGGCTCGGATCAGGTGGCCACATGGCATGCGCGCCAGGAAGCCTTCAAGGCGGCCCAGGAGCGCGAGGCCGAGGGGCGCCAGGCCCGGGCCGCCGCCGAGGCCAAGGCGGAGGTCCTGCGGGGCGTCGCCGAGGGGCATGCCCTCGCCTCACAGCGCGCGGGCGAGGCGCTCCAGCGGACGCAGGCCGAGCGCGCGCAGCTCTTGAACGGCCGTCCCACGGAGGAGGTGCGCACGCGGCTGCGGGCGGCGGTGGACGCGGCCACGAAGGCGTTCGAGCAGGCCCGGGAACGGGCGGAGGCCGCGGGCCGCGAGGCGGCGGTGGCCACGGTGCGTGCCGAGGAGGCCGCCAAGGCCCACCAGGCCGCCGCAGATGCACAGGCGCAAGCCCAGGCCTCGCTCAGCGCGCTGCTCCAAGGCCAGGGGTTGCTGCTGGAGGACGTGAAGGCATGGCTGGCGAAGGACGCGGCCTGGTGCGAGGCCGAGGCCCGCGCCCTGAAGGAACTCCACGCGGCGCACGAGAGAGCCCGGGCGGTGCTCGATGAGCGCCGCGGTTGGCTCGCACGGCACGAGGCCTCTACGTCCCCCACGCTGCCCGAGCCCGAGGTGGAGGCCGCCCTGGAGCGGACCCGCGCGCAGGTGGAGACTCACCGCGCCAGCGCGGCGAAGTGGAAGGCCCGGTTGGAGCAGGACCGCGAGGCCCACGAGCGGCACGGCGCGCAGATGCTCGTGCTGGAGGAGCGGCGCCGCGCCGCCGGGGTGTGGAAGACGCTGCACGAGCTCATCGGCTCGTCGGACGGCAAGAAGTTCAAGGTGTTCGCCCAGAGCCTCACGCTGGACGCGCTGCTGCTTCACGCCAACGCGCACCTCCAGGACCTGGCCCGGCGCTACAAGCTGATGCGGGTGCCCGGGCACGACCTGGATCTTCAGGTGGTGGATCAGGACATGGGCGACGAGGTGCGGGCCCTGGCGAGCCTCTCCGGCGGCGAGTCCTTCCTCGTCTCGCTGGCGCTGGCGCTGGGGCTGGCGTCGCTCTCGTCGGAGACGGCCCAGGTGGAGACGCTCTTCATCGACGAGGGCTTTGGCACGTTGGATCCCGAGACGCTGGAGGTGGCGCTGGCCACGCTCGACGCGCTCCAGGCCACGGGCCGCCAGGTGGGCATCATCTCCCACGTGTCCGGGCTGGCCGAGCGCATCGGCGTGCAGGTGCGCGTGGTGAAGCAGGGCGGGGGGCGCAGCCGCCTCGTGGTGGAGGCGGAGCTGGGCATGGTGCCCGTCCTGCCTCAGGTGAAGCCGGGGCAGCGGGTGGCGTGAGCCGGCGGGGCGCTAGACCGGCCCCGCGAGGCTCGCCAGGTAGTCGTCCAGCGTCGTCGCGAAGGTGGGATCGTCGTTGAGGAACGCGAGGCCCACCCCGCCCTTGTAGGGATCATCCACCAGGTGGACCACGATGGCCTCGCCCTGGAGGCTCGAGCCGTTGGGCAGCCTCACGTCCACCTTGACGATGCTGTCGATGGGCGGCCGGTGAGCGGTGCGCACGAAGAGTCCGCCGTTGGAGATGTTCGTGGCGTGCTCCCGGACGAAGTCCAGCTCCGAGCGGAACTCCATCTCCAGCATGACCGGGAAGCGGTGGGCGCGGCGCAGCTCGGGGCCCGCGGGGGGCTCGGTGACCGGCGCCGGCAGGGTCTCCTCCGGCTGCACGGCCGCCATGGGCTCGTCCAGGGGCTCCTCGATGGGCTCCTCGATGGGCTCGTCGGCGGCCTCCTCGACGGCCTCGATGGGCTCGTCGGCGGCCTCCTCGACGGCCTCGATGGGCTCGTCGGCGGCCTCTTCGATGGGCTCGAGGGGCTCTTCTTCGAGCTCCTCGATGGGCTCGAGGGGCTCCTCCTCCACGTCCT
Above is a genomic segment from Stigmatella erecta containing:
- a CDS encoding AAA family ATPase, which encodes MKILAIRGRNLTSLAGDFALALDEPPLDKLGLFAITGATGAGKSTLLDALCLALFDRTPRLGGRGGVPVGRSGEEEEDRLLSHDVRGVLRRGAAEGFAEVDFQGTDGKRYRAKWSVWRSRNKAEGRFRPQEVSLTEVASGQLFGRTKSEVLQAIEEKLGLSFDQFRRSALLAQGEFAAFLRADANERAELLERMTGTEIYSRLSIAAHERHKAEQTGLDRMSQGLEAIARMPEEERAAAESALAVEEAARAQQEAVLKEASAAMEWYRERARLRASEQEASEACARGEQEAVAAAPREALLARVRAAEAFRMPVASVQAAERAGAEASALKASRAAEAAKFLADVDARKEALRQAEAVRAAAQGDEAAQAPALTEAARLDAQLVMERREAQEAAQRAESSRADEARQRQVLADLSQQEEAARRAAEEARTWLASQTRLEAIAKEWPRWEAELVRYERAAGTEKESRLVATRKGTEVKGLRETTDQRRQEWQSHQASLEKAQATAAQAEAAVGEDAGAARRAWRTSLDARRETLRSLSVAQAGAAIDAVAEREALTEGEAARREAEAAKTEAREAAARRVVLDASWNEARRALAQAQSAQSFSSHRASLKDGEPCPLCGAKDHPYGRAEAALDGLVVEATARAGALEAERAQAEREEASALVREQGARAREAQAENRRSATGLRLAGHREAWAAARARMEAPFPPEAPEDTASAGWLEEALKEVLARLEAVRADEEAAEQRARAAKEARVALESWRSKVETAGEALRRAEAEFTRAEQALQQAEREAGQAAEIRRQAVADLAPAFKEGWGEWENRLAADPSGFRKRGSDQVATWHARQEAFKAAQEREAEGRQARAAAEAKAEVLRGVAEGHALASQRAGEALQRTQAERAQLLNGRPTEEVRTRLRAAVDAATKAFEQARERAEAAGREAAVATVRAEEAAKAHQAAADAQAQAQASLSALLQGQGLLLEDVKAWLAKDAAWCEAEARALKELHAAHERARAVLDERRGWLARHEASTSPTLPEPEVEAALERTRAQVETHRASAAKWKARLEQDREAHERHGAQMLVLEERRRAAGVWKTLHELIGSSDGKKFKVFAQSLTLDALLLHANAHLQDLARRYKLMRVPGHDLDLQVVDQDMGDEVRALASLSGGESFLVSLALALGLASLSSETAQVETLFIDEGFGTLDPETLEVALATLDALQATGRQVGIISHVSGLAERIGVQVRVVKQGGGRSRLVVEAELGMVPVLPQVKPGQRVA
- a CDS encoding TIGR02266 family protein yields the protein MPTFSLAALWNASAIPGHVAGIVEAIEELLPSTQPVAITVALRENEAHLELKLEMTTFPRLEMDRFSWEIKASKGTLVELWRLPKAERDAFRAAAFSGNVITAPDYFTAARTLQEHLEAIIARGRRPVQVVIPPSAQRAPAQAAQAADEPLGEAVDEPLVPSEDVEEEPLEPIEELEEEPLEPIEEAADEPIEAVEEAADEPIEAVEEAADEPIEEPIEEPLDEPMAAVQPEETLPAPVTEPPAGPELRRAHRFPVMLEMEFRSELDFVREHATNISNGGLFVRTAHRPPIDSIVKVDVRLPNGSSLQGEAIVVHLVDDPYKGGVGLAFLNDDPTFATTLDDYLASLAGPV